In a single window of the Vicia villosa cultivar HV-30 ecotype Madison, WI unplaced genomic scaffold, Vvil1.0 ctg.002018F_1_1, whole genome shotgun sequence genome:
- the LOC131637515 gene encoding ribonuclease II, chloroplastic/mitochondrial-like: MSIRAVHTRSFFLPSPPSLSSIPRFFPSYRPLPAVRFYPPTSSCYGCRTQTRSIQSLFESVMEELKAKRKSRTKIVIVNGSSSNAELLNEQLIEDRLVSRSLEKGLLLEFKKDSERILLAVAQRPDGKKNWMVIDQNGVTSSIKKQQVTYIVPGISNFDQAEIAAFVQKAQDNVDPSLLEFAWSELLEKNKSVTVEEMAEIIFGRCEPLESYSAHLLLSKDEVYFTVVETTGLRCVYGPRPNEQVEELIRRKVAKEAAEKEYQEFIKLLGSAKSMPLQDKPSKSSWKDDEKIWSRIESLEAYAIDDCESDEQRKTAGMILKEMGLAKTTSSAVNLLIDIGYFPVHVNLDLLKLSIPTHHFEKITSAAQSLLSDSSDPDEVNRKDLTNLKVYAIDVDEADELDDALSATKLQDGRIKIWIHVADATRYVQPGSIVDREAMRRGTSVFLPTATYPMFPENLAMEGMSLRQGELCNAVTVSVVLHDDGSIAECSVFNSVVKPTYMLTYESASELLYLNLEEEVELRILSEAANLRLKWRRQQGAVETTTIESRIKVSKPEDPEPSINLYVENQAAPAMRLVFEMMILCGEAIATFGSRNNIPLPYRGQPQSDINLSEFSHLPEGPVRSFALIKIMRAAELDFRKPARHGILGIPGYVQFTSPIRRYLDLVAHYQLKAFLRGESPPFTSGKLEEIAANVNEKVKAARKLCNSSLRYWILEYLRKQPKERRYRALVLKFLKDRIAALLLVEVGFQATAWVSLGTQIGDEVMVKVEESHPRDDIIFVKEIVSR, translated from the exons atgtcCATTCGAGCAGTTCACACCCGCTCCTTCTTCCTCCCTTCCCCCCCTTCTCTCTCCTCCATCCCCCGCTTTTTCCCCTCCTACCGCCCTCTCCCCGCCGTCCGCTTCTACCCTCCCACCTCCTCCTGTTATGGCTGCCGTACTCAAACACGCTCCATCCAAAGCCTCTTCGAAAGCGTCATGGAAGAGCTCAAAGCCAAACGCAAAAGCCGCACAAAAATCGTAATCGTTAACGGTTCATCTTCCAA TGCGGAACTGTTGAATGAACAGCTTATTGAAGATAGACTTGTGAGCCGTTCATTGGAAAAAGGTTTGCTTTTGGAATTCAAGAAAGATTCTGAAAGAATATTGTTAGCAGTTGCTCAAAGACCCGATGGCAAGAAGAACTGGATGGTTATAGATCAG AATGGCGTCACTAGTTCCATCAAGAAGCAACAAGTGACATATATTGTTCCTGGTATATCCAATTTTGACCAAGCAGAGATCGCAGCCTTTGTTCAGAAAGCTCAGGACAACGTG GACCCATCACTACTTGAATTTGCTTGGAGTGAGCTACTGGAGAAGAATAAGTCTGTGACAGTTGAAGAGATGGCTGAG ATAATTTTTGGCAGGTGTGAGCCTCTTGAGAGTTATTCTGCTCATCTCTTGCTATCAAAAGATGAAGTATACTTTACCGTAGTCGAGACTACAGGACTGCGTTGCGTTTATGGACCTCGACCAAATGAGCAG GTTGAGGAGCTTATTCGTAGGAAGGTTGCAAAGGAGGCTGCTGAGAAAGAATATCAGGAGTTTATTAAACTGTTGGGCTCTGCAAAATCAATGCCTTTACAAGATAAACCTTCCAAATCTTCCTGGAAGGATGACGAGAAAATTTGGAGCAGAATTGAGTCACTTGAAGCATATGCTATTGATGATTGTGAAAGTGATGAACAAAGAAAAACAGCTGGGATG ATACTAAAGGAAATGGGTCTGGCCAAAACAACATCTTCAGCTGTAAATCTCTTGATAGATATTGGGTATTTTCCTGTACACGTCAATCTTGATTTGTTGAAGTTGAGTATTCCCACTCATCACTTCGAAAAGATCACATCAGCTGCTCAAAGTCTTCTATCAGACTCATCTGATCCAGACGAG GTTAACAGGAAGGACCTTACTAACCTGAAGGTCTATGCCATTGATGTCGATGAAGCTGATGAG CTTGATGATGCTCTAAGTGCAACAAAGTTACAAGATGGTCGAATTAAAATTTGGATACATGTTGCAGACGCAACGAGATATGTTCAACCTGGAAGTATTGTGGATAG GGAGGCTATGAGAAGAGGAACTTCTGTTTTTTTGCCCACCGCTACATATCCTATGTTTCCAGAAAATCTTGCCATGGAAGGTATGAGTTTGAGACAAGGGGAGCTTTGTAATGCTGTTACTGTATCAGTTGTGCTGCATGACGATGGCAG CATTGCGGAATGTTCAGTGTTCAACTCCGTGGTTAAACCAACATACATGCTAACATATGAGAGTGCATCAGAGTTGCTCTATTTGAACCTTGAGGAGGAGGTTGAACTTAGAATTTTGTCTGAGGCTGCAAATCTTCGGTTAAAATGGCGTCGCCAGCAG GGTGCAGTTGAGACGACAACAATAGAAAGTCGCATCAAAGTGTCTAAGCCAGAAGATCCAGAGCCATCAATAAACCTTTATGTGGAAAACCAGGCAGCCCCTGCAATGCGACTAGTCTTTGAGATGATGATACTTTGTGGCGAAGCTATTGCTACATTTGGATCTCGGAATAACATTCCTTTACCCTACCGGGGACAACCCCAATCAGATATAAATCTTTCTGAATTTTCCCATCTTCCAGAAGGGCCTGTTAGGAGCTTTGCCCTAATCAAGATAATGCGTGCAGCTGAACTTGATTTCAGGAAACCAGCACGCCACGGGATTTTGGGAATCCCTGGCTATGTTCAGTTTACGTCTCCCATCCGCAGATATTTGGACCTTGTTGCTCATTATCAG CTAAAGGCATTTCTGAGAGGTGAGTCACCGCCTTTTACCTCTGGTAAACTTGAAGAGATAGCAGCCAATGTAAACGAGAAAGTTAAAGCAGCGAGGAAGCTCTGTAACAGCAGTCTCCGTTACTGGATATTAGAATATTTACGAAAACAACCAAAAGAGAGAAGATACCGTGCTTTGGTCCTTAAATTTTTGAAAGATCGGATTGCAGCTCTGTTATTGGTTGAG GTTGGATTTCAAGCTACTGCTTGGGTCTCACTTGGAACACAGATAGGGGATGAAGTAATGGTTAAGGTTGAAGAATCACATCCACGTGATGATATAATTTTTGTAAAGGAGATTGTAAGCCGATAA